In one Legionella clemsonensis genomic region, the following are encoded:
- a CDS encoding glycosyltransferase family 2 protein: MVEQVTVIIVNYNSGEMLTRCIAKILESTRPVKILVSDNASTDNSLQFLEENFKNHPAIHVHRNRKNFGFSTANNAVYPLVTTPFILYLNPDCFLEKDTIEHFLKLMNEYPGAGMAGCLVTNMDGTEQTGCRGLTPTPRRIINQLFKLFKLFPRNPKFAGYLLSDQPLPNAPTPVELISGSCMFVRKQAIDEIGLLDENYFLYCEDYDWFYRFTQSQWKLLFTPNTKVAHIKSFSAQQIPFRVLLYKARGMWRYHDKFFKTNSHQLSTLLIRAGIILRLIALGSILFSKRVFISVSRRRQIH, encoded by the coding sequence ATGGTAGAACAAGTTACAGTAATAATTGTTAATTATAATTCTGGTGAAATGCTTACTCGCTGTATTGCAAAAATACTAGAAAGTACACGGCCCGTTAAAATTCTTGTGTCTGATAATGCCTCTACTGATAACAGCCTACAATTTTTAGAAGAAAATTTTAAAAATCATCCAGCGATTCATGTGCACCGCAATAGGAAAAACTTTGGCTTTTCAACAGCAAATAACGCAGTTTATCCTTTAGTCACGACACCGTTTATTCTTTACCTCAATCCCGATTGTTTTCTAGAAAAAGACACTATCGAACATTTTTTAAAACTCATGAATGAGTATCCAGGTGCTGGAATGGCTGGGTGTCTGGTAACTAACATGGATGGTACAGAACAAACAGGTTGTAGAGGATTAACCCCTACTCCCAGACGTATTATTAACCAATTGTTTAAATTATTTAAATTATTTCCTCGCAACCCTAAATTTGCTGGTTATTTACTCTCAGATCAGCCTCTACCGAATGCACCTACGCCAGTTGAACTTATTTCTGGTTCCTGTATGTTCGTTAGAAAGCAAGCCATTGATGAGATCGGTTTGTTAGATGAAAATTATTTCCTTTACTGTGAAGATTACGATTGGTTTTATCGATTTACTCAAAGTCAGTGGAAATTACTTTTTACTCCCAACACAAAAGTCGCTCATATTAAAAGTTTCAGTGCTCAACAAATTCCATTTAGGGTCTTGCTTTACAAAGCAAGAGGCATGTGGCGGTATCACGATAAATTTTTTAAAACAAACTCACATCAACTAAGTACTCTCTTGATTAGAGCAGGAATTATCTTGAGACTGATTGCTTTGGGTAGCATTTTATTCTCGAAAAGAGTTTTTATTTCAGTAAGCCGTAGAAGACAAATTCACTAA
- a CDS encoding acylneuraminate cytidylyltransferase family protein: MIDNKRIFAFIPLRGGSKSIINKNLALLGEKPLLAWPIEAASQVPEIDKIIVSTDSQDIADAARHYGAEIQERPDYLATDTALVADAIRYCRNVLKSRNELPDYMILLEATSPFRTTEIIQRCLHRLVNENLDSIATFHEADINPHRTWSIKDGFPEPFIKDAIPWLSRQKLPKAYQLNGVVYAFNLKTFPHEGPNVLFGKMGAEILDRNSAIDIDTKRDLVIANVLLKTRDSAEVI, from the coding sequence GTGATAGACAATAAAAGGATTTTTGCTTTCATTCCCTTGCGTGGTGGTAGCAAATCAATAATTAATAAAAATCTGGCTTTATTAGGTGAGAAACCATTATTAGCCTGGCCAATTGAAGCAGCAAGTCAAGTTCCAGAAATAGATAAAATTATTGTCTCTACGGATAGTCAAGATATTGCTGATGCCGCCAGACATTATGGTGCTGAAATTCAGGAGCGGCCAGATTACCTTGCCACCGATACAGCACTCGTTGCTGATGCAATTCGCTATTGCCGAAACGTTTTAAAAAGCCGTAATGAATTACCTGACTATATGATTTTGCTTGAGGCCACCTCACCTTTTCGAACCACAGAAATCATACAGCGATGTCTTCACCGCCTAGTGAATGAAAATCTGGATTCTATTGCCACGTTTCATGAAGCGGACATTAATCCTCACCGAACCTGGTCAATTAAAGATGGGTTTCCTGAGCCTTTTATTAAAGATGCTATTCCCTGGTTATCCAGGCAAAAGCTACCTAAAGCCTATCAATTAAATGGTGTTGTGTACGCTTTTAATTTAAAAACTTTCCCTCATGAGGGTCCTAACGTTCTCTTTGGGAAAATGGGTGCAGAAATTCTTGACAGAAATTCTGCTATTGATATTGATACAAAAAGGGATTTGGTGATTGCAAATGTATTACTCAAAACCAGAGACAGCGCCGAAGTTATCTGA
- a CDS encoding SDR family oxidoreductase, which produces MYYSKPETAPKLSELFSLRSKTALVIGGAGLLGSEISYAFAELGAHLIIASRDIKKCEAFTSSLKNNYPQGHFTSLAIDISEPKSIDLCLHSVEEFVPEGLDILVNCGWSGRKNTFDSISDEDWNLDIEVCLNGVFRTIKRSYPLLKKRQGNILNIASMYGHVAPDYRLYDSERFANPPSYGAAKAGLLQLTKYLASFLSPDKIRVNAISPGPFPFESTQKENPDFIQRLCNKNPLNRIGKPFELKGAAVLLCSDAGSYITGQNICVDGGWGIW; this is translated from the coding sequence ATGTATTACTCAAAACCAGAGACAGCGCCGAAGTTATCTGAGCTTTTTTCGTTAAGAAGTAAAACTGCCCTGGTTATTGGAGGAGCAGGATTACTAGGTAGCGAAATCTCTTATGCATTCGCTGAGCTTGGTGCTCATCTCATCATCGCTAGTCGTGATATAAAAAAATGCGAGGCATTTACTTCATCTCTAAAAAATAACTACCCGCAGGGGCATTTTACCTCCTTAGCGATTGATATTTCAGAGCCTAAATCAATTGATCTTTGTCTACATTCAGTAGAAGAGTTCGTGCCAGAGGGTTTGGACATATTAGTCAATTGTGGCTGGTCAGGACGTAAAAATACTTTCGACTCAATTTCTGACGAGGATTGGAATCTAGATATAGAGGTCTGTTTAAATGGTGTTTTTAGGACTATAAAACGCAGCTACCCCTTATTGAAAAAACGACAAGGCAATATTCTTAATATTGCTTCAATGTATGGCCATGTTGCACCTGATTATCGTCTCTACGATAGTGAGCGTTTTGCTAATCCACCGAGTTATGGTGCTGCTAAAGCAGGTTTACTCCAGCTAACGAAATATCTAGCGAGTTTTTTATCGCCTGACAAGATAAGAGTTAATGCTATTAGCCCTGGCCCCTTTCCCTTTGAAAGTACGCAAAAGGAAAACCCTGATTTTATTCAGCGTCTCTGTAATAAAAATCCTTTAAATCGAATTGGGAAACCCTTTGAGTTAAAAGGAGCAGCCGTTCTTCTATGTTCCGATGCCGGATCTTACATCACTGGTCAAAATATTTGTGTAGACGGAGGCTGGGGGATATGGTAA
- a CDS encoding glycosyltransferase family 2 protein, whose amino-acid sequence MSYQYNDSPCNPINIAVVIVNYNSSEYLLKAMQALAKQNFKPSQVIILDNASSTPLPEEIKRLELPLKIVMSPINLGFAAGNNKAMKYLAPQINWIALLNPDAYPHADWLLEIVKTIHRYPEYAFMGSKLICEKEPHLLDGTGDVYHISGKAWRKNHRKPLTNDQNEIKEIFSPCAAAAVYRRDAIMAVQGFDENFFCYYEDIDLAFRLRLLGYKGCYVPKSVADHTGSATTQRHSNFYTYHGHRNLVWTYFKNMPLLLLIMTLPLHLLLNITTLFLFTVRGQTVTIFKSKKDAVKGLKTILKQRRAIQRSRTLSTRDLLKILEKGLPW is encoded by the coding sequence ATGTCTTATCAATATAATGATAGCCCCTGTAATCCAATTAATATTGCCGTTGTAATTGTCAATTACAACTCCTCAGAGTACCTTTTAAAAGCCATGCAAGCGCTCGCGAAGCAGAATTTTAAACCTTCTCAAGTGATTATCTTGGATAATGCCAGCAGTACTCCGCTGCCAGAAGAAATTAAGAGGTTAGAGCTACCCCTAAAAATAGTGATGTCACCTATTAATTTAGGTTTTGCTGCTGGCAACAATAAGGCAATGAAATACCTTGCCCCTCAAATCAATTGGATAGCTCTTCTTAATCCAGATGCTTATCCTCATGCGGACTGGCTCTTAGAAATAGTGAAAACTATCCACAGATACCCTGAATATGCCTTTATGGGATCTAAATTAATCTGTGAAAAAGAACCTCATCTTTTAGATGGGACAGGTGATGTCTATCATATTAGTGGGAAAGCCTGGCGGAAGAATCACCGCAAGCCGCTGACCAATGATCAAAATGAAATAAAGGAAATATTTTCTCCCTGTGCGGCAGCTGCAGTTTATCGGCGTGATGCCATTATGGCGGTACAAGGTTTTGATGAAAATTTTTTCTGTTACTATGAAGACATTGATCTTGCCTTTCGCTTAAGACTTTTAGGATATAAGGGCTGTTATGTTCCTAAATCTGTTGCAGACCATACTGGTTCTGCAACGACTCAAAGACATAGTAACTTTTATACCTATCATGGACATCGAAATCTAGTATGGACTTATTTCAAAAATATGCCCTTGCTTCTTCTGATTATGACACTTCCCCTTCATCTTCTCTTAAACATTACAACCCTTTTTTTATTTACCGTCAGAGGACAGACTGTAACCATTTTTAAATCTAAAAAGGATGCAGTAAAAGGGCTTAAAACAATATTGAAACAAAGACGTGCTATTCAACGCTCTAGAACACTCTCAACAAGAGATCTTTTAAAAATCCTAGAAAAAGGTTTGCCATGGTAG
- a CDS encoding right-handed parallel beta-helix repeat-containing protein encodes MKMKRNQLYFLFIFLFLLVSILTMILKWKVLPGCQPLLENTISKPGCYFLTKDMTGPIEINADSVIVDLNEKTLSDPLPSTRNFGVKLGSRNNVTIKNGYFKGFWFAITGSDVENIRILNNTFKDTKDIAINLSGKNIEVTGNHITDMDFYYPKEDKDFYLVGINIRDYAGCRISNNVISATNVPTSKLNYRLEYVGVLILSGTNSCQVYSNVFTNFNSTPFESIAAWVVGEKENVFYNNTIINYQRGLATNPGRCTEKNNLMFSGSTVATT; translated from the coding sequence ATGAAGATGAAACGTAATCAGCTGTATTTTTTATTTATTTTCTTATTTTTATTAGTTTCTATCTTAACAATGATTCTAAAGTGGAAAGTATTGCCAGGATGTCAACCTTTATTAGAAAACACGATTTCAAAGCCAGGATGTTATTTTTTAACGAAAGATATGACTGGCCCAATAGAGATTAACGCTGACTCAGTTATTGTTGATCTTAATGAAAAGACCTTATCTGATCCTTTACCTAGCACAAGAAACTTTGGTGTTAAACTCGGCTCACGTAATAATGTGACAATTAAAAATGGTTATTTCAAAGGATTTTGGTTTGCTATTACTGGCTCAGATGTTGAAAACATTCGCATTCTTAATAATACGTTTAAAGATACGAAAGATATTGCTATAAATCTTTCTGGGAAAAATATTGAAGTTACGGGTAATCATATTACTGATATGGATTTTTATTATCCGAAAGAAGATAAAGATTTTTATCTGGTTGGCATTAACATTCGGGATTATGCTGGTTGTAGAATATCTAATAATGTTATATCCGCTACAAACGTGCCAACGTCTAAATTAAATTACAGGTTAGAGTATGTGGGGGTGCTTATTTTAAGTGGTACAAACTCTTGTCAAGTTTATAGCAATGTCTTTACAAACTTTAATTCGACACCCTTTGAGTCTATTGCAGCTTGGGTAGTTGGAGAAAAAGAAAATGTTTTTTACAACAATACAATTATCAATTATCAACGAGGATTGGCGACCAATCCAGGGCGTTGTAC
- a CDS encoding SDR family oxidoreductase, whose translation MFDLTNKTAIVTGGAGILGQGFCRALAQAGCRVALLDLSYERAEQICHTIQEENPNAELLPLRCDVTDKVNIEDMVDVVKNHFNSIDILLNNAATKTDDLKKFFASFEEYELDTWQKVMSVNLNGMFLVAQAVGKEMVRQNKGGSIIQTSSIYGVVAPDQRIYEGSEFLGVEINTPAVYSASKGAVLSLTKYLATYWAKYNIRVNTLTPGGIESGQNKTFVDNYSNKVPLGRMGKFHELLGALLFLASDASTYVTGQNIIVDGGFTCW comes from the coding sequence TTGTTTGATCTAACTAATAAAACCGCGATCGTCACTGGCGGGGCGGGAATTTTGGGGCAAGGATTTTGTCGAGCATTAGCACAAGCAGGATGCCGCGTAGCTCTTCTTGATCTTTCTTATGAGCGCGCAGAACAGATTTGCCATACTATTCAAGAAGAAAATCCCAATGCAGAATTACTTCCCTTGCGTTGTGATGTTACTGACAAAGTAAATATTGAGGATATGGTAGATGTTGTTAAGAATCACTTTAATTCCATTGATATTTTATTAAATAATGCTGCCACCAAAACCGATGATTTGAAAAAATTTTTTGCCTCTTTTGAAGAATATGAGCTTGATACCTGGCAAAAAGTGATGTCTGTTAATTTAAATGGAATGTTCCTGGTTGCTCAAGCTGTTGGTAAAGAAATGGTAAGACAAAATAAAGGTGGTAGTATTATCCAAACCAGCTCCATTTATGGTGTGGTTGCGCCCGATCAGAGAATTTATGAAGGATCAGAGTTTTTAGGTGTTGAAATTAATACCCCCGCCGTCTATTCAGCCTCCAAGGGTGCCGTCTTAAGCCTCACAAAATATTTGGCTACTTATTGGGCTAAATACAATATTCGGGTTAATACATTAACACCAGGAGGAATTGAAAGCGGACAAAATAAAACCTTTGTTGATAACTACTCAAATAAGGTTCCTTTAGGTCGAATGGGCAAATTTCATGAACTTTTAGGTGCTCTTCTTTTTTTGGCATCGGATGCATCAACCTATGTCACAGGTCAAAATATTATTGTCGATGGTGGTTTTACTTGTTGGTAG
- a CDS encoding polysialyltransferase family glycosyltransferase: MSTYSLISIDHINQLIPALAALRHFNARRNVLGKHILIFTKPHLHFSATTIAHLNTLLQKETSYTLILGSTLFKNTKVINNIPVIFRAKFLYKKLKNYPLTEIFFSHDISSDFWNQTLMHAFPKATRVCYGDALGLVYSHHHFTQLMYRLKQSNKIILTNILARLKRKFFYPSKKKQLLAHQAILTIPCDPGNDFLTQCELSIISQQELRDCVKNLADALPDFKTHLKELTLQSAVPCFLLMPSNFTESKLTTLENEIALYQEILNTHTPKGSQIIIKPHPAHNPIFLQAIIEVLKKNYEIYLVDNQYHHLPIELAESLIQGCEVLSVSYSSISIPYIYNKPVKHVLTQEMIDKYFSREKKYWFTESNNLYLRMITALQDWDQKNVLSI, translated from the coding sequence ATGTCAACTTACTCTTTGATAAGTATTGATCATATAAATCAATTAATACCTGCGCTTGCAGCCCTAAGGCATTTTAATGCGCGGAGGAATGTCTTAGGCAAGCATATCCTTATCTTTACCAAACCACATCTACATTTCAGCGCCACAACCATTGCCCACCTCAATACCTTATTACAGAAGGAAACTTCCTACACCCTTATTTTGGGAAGTACTTTATTTAAAAATACTAAAGTAATAAACAATATTCCCGTTATTTTTCGCGCTAAATTTTTATACAAAAAATTGAAAAACTATCCCCTCACTGAAATTTTTTTCTCGCATGATATTAGTAGTGATTTTTGGAATCAAACCCTAATGCATGCCTTTCCTAAGGCAACAAGAGTTTGCTATGGTGACGCACTTGGATTAGTGTATAGCCACCACCATTTTACACAATTAATGTACAGACTTAAGCAGAGCAATAAAATTATATTGACTAATATATTGGCGCGTTTAAAGCGAAAATTTTTTTACCCAAGTAAGAAAAAGCAATTACTAGCACATCAGGCTATTTTAACGATCCCTTGCGATCCCGGAAATGATTTTTTAACACAATGTGAACTTTCCATAATTAGTCAGCAGGAACTTCGAGACTGCGTAAAGAATTTAGCGGATGCCTTACCTGACTTTAAAACGCATTTGAAAGAACTTACTCTTCAAAGTGCTGTACCATGTTTTCTTCTTATGCCGAGTAATTTTACAGAATCAAAATTAACCACACTAGAAAATGAAATCGCCCTTTACCAGGAAATTTTAAATACTCATACCCCAAAAGGGAGCCAAATTATTATCAAACCTCATCCAGCTCATAATCCCATTTTTTTACAAGCGATTATTGAAGTCTTAAAAAAGAATTATGAAATTTATTTAGTTGATAATCAGTACCATCACTTACCAATAGAGCTGGCAGAAAGTTTAATTCAAGGGTGTGAAGTATTATCAGTCTCCTACTCTTCTATTTCTATTCCTTATATTTATAATAAACCAGTGAAGCACGTGCTGACTCAAGAAATGATAGATAAATATTTCTCCAGAGAAAAAAAATATTGGTTTACCGAAAGCAATAATCTTTATCTAAGGATGATTACAGCTCTCCAAGATTGGGATCAAAAAAATGTCTTATCAATATAA
- a CDS encoding Gfo/Idh/MocA family oxidoreductase, with translation MKAGMLGYSEGNGHPFSFSAIINGYEPEAFKSAGWQVILDYLEKQPKDAFDFDDIEVTHAWTQDSTLTKKLCSASKISHAVENYTDMLNKVDVVFIARDDYHTHYPMAKPFLEHGIPVFVDKPLTLDNNELNYFEKYLHNGLLMSTSGMRYAKELDSLRHDPSELGELKLIEGVILNNLEKYGIHLIDAIHGLELSKISSIMRLPTPFEAYTITLENNVIFNLSCLGAVGKTLHLSFYGTKNHFHFDLHDNFSAFKRTLQNMFTMVKQKLPVIQPEETINCMKLINQAKSLKPMETISFK, from the coding sequence ATGAAAGCAGGAATGCTGGGGTATAGCGAAGGAAATGGCCATCCCTTCTCTTTTTCGGCCATTATTAATGGTTATGAACCAGAAGCTTTTAAATCTGCCGGATGGCAAGTAATTCTCGATTACCTTGAAAAACAGCCTAAAGATGCTTTTGATTTTGACGACATTGAAGTTACTCATGCATGGACACAAGATTCAACGCTGACTAAAAAATTATGTTCGGCTAGCAAAATTTCTCATGCAGTAGAGAATTATACGGATATGTTGAACAAAGTGGATGTGGTTTTTATTGCAAGGGATGACTATCACACTCACTATCCCATGGCTAAACCTTTTCTGGAGCATGGCATTCCAGTATTTGTCGATAAGCCTCTAACTCTTGATAACAATGAGTTAAATTATTTTGAAAAATATCTACATAATGGGCTGCTGATGAGCACTTCCGGCATGAGATACGCCAAGGAATTAGATTCACTAAGACATGATCCCTCAGAACTTGGAGAACTGAAACTCATTGAAGGTGTCATTTTAAATAACCTGGAAAAATACGGCATTCACTTAATTGATGCCATTCATGGTCTTGAACTTAGCAAAATTAGTTCGATAATGCGCCTGCCTACTCCATTTGAAGCCTATACAATCACTCTTGAAAATAATGTAATCTTTAACTTATCTTGCTTAGGCGCCGTAGGTAAAACACTTCATCTTTCCTTCTATGGAACTAAAAATCATTTTCATTTTGATTTGCATGATAATTTCTCAGCCTTTAAACGTACATTACAGAACATGTTCACTATGGTGAAACAAAAATTGCCTGTTATACAACCTGAAGAAACTATCAACTGTATGAAACTAATCAACCAGGCAAAGTCACTTAAACCAATGGAAACGATTTCATTCAAATAA
- a CDS encoding Gfo/Idh/MocA family oxidoreductase encodes MTKIIIIGAGQLGSRHLQSLNLLNEEVDITVIDPNISSLETARSRFEATIKNINHRINYQKEISLHGDIDVAIVASTAQSRRTIVEKLFNQSASVNHLVLEKLLFTQEQDYYAISHLLAKYPTKTWVNCTMRMMPYYQNLPNLFHKQVIQYHVTGSQYGLITNAIHYLDHLAYITGVNRFELDTRYLDKQIIESKRPGYYEVTGTLIARFENGSLAFLYSDKAGMAPIQIEIFNEKYRIISREWEQQAWQTSLNNDWKWEEVEAAIPYQSTLTAELVDSLIQHNQCSLTDYETSMQIHLQLLNPLRSFLAECGFQSEVSYPFT; translated from the coding sequence ATGACAAAAATAATAATTATTGGTGCCGGTCAGTTAGGCAGTAGACATTTGCAGTCCCTTAATCTGCTGAATGAGGAAGTTGATATTACAGTTATCGATCCGAATATTAGCTCGTTGGAGACTGCACGCTCCAGGTTTGAAGCAACCATAAAAAATATAAATCACCGTATCAATTATCAAAAAGAAATAAGTCTTCATGGCGATATTGATGTGGCTATAGTCGCAAGTACTGCCCAAAGCAGAAGAACAATTGTTGAAAAATTATTTAACCAATCTGCTTCTGTTAATCATTTGGTTCTTGAGAAGTTACTGTTTACGCAAGAGCAAGACTACTACGCTATCTCTCATTTGCTAGCTAAATATCCCACTAAAACCTGGGTTAATTGCACCATGCGAATGATGCCCTACTATCAAAATCTACCTAATTTATTTCATAAACAAGTTATTCAATACCATGTAACGGGTAGTCAATATGGCTTAATTACTAATGCCATCCATTACCTGGATCATTTAGCATATATTACCGGCGTAAATCGCTTTGAATTAGATACGCGCTATTTAGATAAGCAAATAATTGAGAGTAAAAGACCAGGCTATTATGAAGTCACGGGGACTCTTATCGCACGATTTGAAAACGGTAGTCTGGCATTCTTATATAGTGACAAGGCAGGGATGGCACCCATTCAAATTGAAATTTTTAATGAAAAGTACCGCATTATTTCCAGAGAATGGGAACAGCAAGCTTGGCAAACAAGTCTTAATAATGATTGGAAATGGGAAGAGGTGGAAGCAGCTATTCCTTATCAAAGTACTTTGACTGCTGAATTAGTTGATTCTTTAATCCAACATAACCAGTGCTCTCTTACCGACTATGAAACATCGATGCAAATCCACTTGCAGTTGTTAAATCCGCTGAGGTCGTTCTTAGCTGAATGTGGTTTTCAGAGTGAGGTTAGCTACCCCTTTACTTAA